A section of the Ensifer adhaerens genome encodes:
- a CDS encoding MDR/zinc-dependent alcohol dehydrogenase-like family protein: protein MSLQTSEVMHAAVVTAPGQVRIETLPLPQPQRGQVRIRLEGCGVCASNLVPWEGPTWMEFPTVPGALGHEGWGIVDAVADDVTTVAVGDRVAALSYHAYATHDVADQYAVAQLPNALDGQPFPGEPLGCAFNILHRCAIKDGETVAIVGLGFLGIVLTELATAAGARVIAISRRQSSLSSAKLAGASDVIAMSDHWQIIEQVKRLTSGRLCDCVLEAVGKQWPLDLAAELTKERGRLVIAGYHQDGPRHVNLQLWNWRGLDVINAHERDPGIYMVGIRNAIDAVAAKRFAPSSLYTHEFPLRELAAALNVTRDRPEGFVKALVRCDG, encoded by the coding sequence ATGAGCCTGCAGACAAGCGAAGTAATGCATGCCGCGGTTGTGACCGCACCTGGGCAAGTGCGCATTGAGACCCTTCCGTTGCCTCAACCGCAACGCGGACAGGTACGTATCCGGCTGGAAGGCTGCGGCGTTTGCGCGTCAAACCTCGTGCCGTGGGAAGGTCCGACTTGGATGGAGTTCCCGACAGTTCCCGGAGCGCTTGGACACGAGGGGTGGGGCATAGTGGACGCGGTGGCGGATGATGTAACGACGGTAGCGGTAGGCGACCGCGTCGCGGCACTCAGCTATCATGCCTATGCCACACACGATGTGGCGGATCAGTACGCGGTCGCGCAGTTGCCGAATGCTCTCGACGGCCAGCCCTTTCCGGGCGAGCCCCTTGGATGTGCCTTCAACATCCTGCATCGCTGCGCAATCAAGGACGGTGAAACGGTGGCGATTGTCGGCCTAGGATTCCTCGGGATCGTACTGACCGAGCTTGCGACCGCAGCCGGAGCGCGTGTCATCGCGATATCGCGGCGGCAGTCGTCACTCTCCTCAGCCAAGCTCGCTGGGGCCAGCGACGTCATTGCCATGAGTGACCATTGGCAGATCATCGAACAAGTCAAGCGGCTGACATCGGGGCGCCTGTGCGATTGTGTCCTCGAAGCGGTGGGCAAACAATGGCCACTCGATCTTGCGGCGGAGCTGACGAAAGAGCGTGGCAGACTCGTCATTGCCGGCTACCATCAGGACGGTCCGCGCCATGTTAATCTGCAGCTCTGGAACTGGAGGGGTCTTGATGTGATCAACGCTCATGAACGAGATCCTGGCATATACATGGTGGGCATTCGCAACGCGATCGATGCCGTGGCTGCGAAGCGGTTTGCACCGTCATCCCTTTACACTCACGAGTTCCCGCTGCGCGAGTTGGCAGCGGCACTCAATGTGACCCGTGACCGCCCGGAAGGGTTCGTCAAAGCGCTGGTCCGGTGCGATGGTTAG
- a CDS encoding NAD-dependent epimerase/dehydratase family protein, which yields MVKILVTGGCGFIGSHVVKELLSRNYEVRVLDALNEQVHGDTVLRISEGTELRKADIRDVPAIKEALADIDSVIHLAAEVGVGQSMYEIARYVGVNDFGTAVLLQAMIDTPVRRIVVASSMSVYGEGLYETETGARVGDARRNAVDIRAGRWDPLAANRSPLRPVATDEGKPVDLASIYALTKYAQERQVLLFGQAYGVEAVALRLFNVYGAGQALSNPYTGVLANFASRLANGQAPIIFEDGRQQRDFVHVRDVARAFRLALERPQASGCVINVGSGQAFGIAEIASMLALAMGVPGIEPQILYKARSGDIRNCFADITRARALIGFEPSHRLETSLAEFASWVRSVGAIDRSAEMKRNLEERGLVI from the coding sequence ATGGTCAAGATACTTGTCACTGGAGGTTGCGGCTTCATCGGCTCGCATGTGGTTAAGGAGCTTCTCTCGAGAAATTACGAAGTGCGCGTTTTGGATGCGCTCAACGAGCAGGTTCACGGCGACACGGTCTTGCGGATTTCCGAAGGGACGGAACTCAGGAAGGCCGATATCCGGGACGTTCCGGCGATCAAGGAAGCCTTGGCCGACATTGACAGTGTCATCCACCTCGCCGCAGAGGTTGGTGTCGGCCAGTCCATGTACGAAATAGCGCGCTACGTTGGCGTCAATGACTTCGGCACGGCTGTGCTGTTGCAGGCAATGATTGACACTCCAGTGCGCAGGATCGTCGTCGCCTCCTCGATGAGTGTCTATGGCGAGGGACTCTATGAAACTGAGACCGGCGCGCGGGTTGGAGATGCCCGTCGTAATGCAGTTGATATTCGTGCAGGCAGATGGGACCCTCTTGCGGCAAATCGCTCACCCTTGCGACCTGTCGCGACCGACGAAGGCAAGCCGGTCGATCTCGCTTCGATTTATGCTTTGACGAAGTACGCGCAAGAACGACAGGTGCTCCTTTTTGGTCAAGCCTATGGCGTAGAGGCTGTCGCATTACGCCTTTTCAACGTCTATGGAGCAGGCCAGGCCCTCTCCAATCCGTACACCGGCGTTCTTGCCAACTTCGCCTCACGCCTTGCCAACGGGCAGGCCCCGATCATTTTTGAGGACGGTCGTCAACAAAGGGATTTCGTCCATGTCAGAGACGTGGCGCGGGCGTTCCGATTGGCGTTGGAGCGTCCGCAGGCTTCGGGCTGCGTGATCAACGTGGGCAGCGGGCAAGCGTTTGGCATCGCCGAGATTGCTTCGATGCTCGCCCTTGCTATGGGGGTACCCGGGATCGAACCGCAAATTCTGTACAAGGCCAGATCAGGCGATATACGCAATTGTTTCGCCGATATTACCCGGGCGCGCGCTCTTATCGGATTCGAGCCCTCGCATCGGCTGGAGACCAGCCTGGCAGAATTCGCGTCCTGGGTGCGCAGCGTCGGTGCGATCGACCGCAGCGCTGAAATGAAGCGAAACCTGGAAGAACGAGGGCTGGTGATATGA
- a CDS encoding NAD-dependent epimerase/dehydratase family protein: MSTGSRDNHPHLTTPSLANANAGAIVIVGGSGFLGSNLAHSFLREGEEVVVIDNLSRKGVEHNLAWLRSHHGEAVQPLIADIRDFDAIQPALREAKAVFHFAAQTAVTTSLEHPLEDFETNARGTLNVLEAVRGAGRCAPVIFASTNKVYGVLRDIGLEDDFGGRHMPVDPKLRERGIDETRPLDLHTPYGCSKGVADQYVLDYARSFALKTAVLRMSCIYGPRQCGTEDQGWVAHFLNCAMAGKKICIYGDGKQVRDVLHVEDAIAAYKKLLGDIDVLSGRAFNLGGGPANAVSIAEIIAEIERLPGCKLTTTNADWRAGDQLYFVADTTALAKATGWTPQIGWRQGLRDLHAWLLQEGPAKEERHVQPRSISA, from the coding sequence ATGAGCACAGGATCTCGCGATAACCATCCCCATCTTACAACACCAAGCCTGGCAAATGCCAATGCCGGAGCGATCGTGATCGTGGGAGGTAGTGGCTTTCTGGGCTCCAACCTTGCCCACAGCTTCCTGCGTGAGGGAGAGGAGGTGGTTGTGATCGATAATCTCAGCCGAAAAGGCGTTGAGCATAATCTTGCATGGCTCAGATCTCATCATGGCGAAGCCGTGCAGCCCCTTATTGCCGACATACGCGATTTCGACGCGATTCAGCCGGCCTTAAGGGAAGCAAAGGCGGTTTTTCATTTCGCAGCCCAGACGGCTGTCACGACCAGCTTGGAGCACCCCCTCGAAGATTTCGAAACCAATGCTCGCGGTACACTCAATGTCCTGGAAGCGGTACGAGGCGCGGGTCGTTGTGCACCCGTCATCTTTGCCAGTACCAACAAGGTTTACGGTGTGTTGCGCGACATCGGCCTGGAAGATGATTTCGGTGGCCGCCACATGCCCGTCGATCCGAAGCTGCGCGAGCGTGGTATCGACGAAACCCGACCGCTTGACCTGCACACGCCCTATGGTTGCTCGAAAGGCGTGGCGGATCAGTATGTGCTGGACTACGCTCGGTCCTTTGCCCTCAAAACGGCCGTGCTGAGGATGAGTTGTATCTACGGGCCGAGGCAGTGTGGAACAGAAGATCAGGGATGGGTAGCCCATTTCCTGAACTGCGCAATGGCAGGCAAGAAAATTTGCATCTATGGCGACGGAAAGCAGGTGCGCGATGTCCTGCATGTAGAGGACGCGATTGCTGCCTACAAGAAGTTGCTGGGCGACATCGATGTCCTCAGCGGCCGTGCATTCAATCTAGGTGGTGGTCCAGCCAACGCGGTAAGCATCGCGGAGATCATCGCCGAGATTGAAAGACTTCCCGGCTGCAAACTCACGACCACCAACGCTGACTGGCGTGCTGGAGATCAGTTGTACTTCGTCGCCGATACGACCGCCCTGGCCAAAGCAACGGGATGGACGCCGCAGATTGGGTGGCGGCAGGGCTTGCGCGATCTTCACGCCTGGCTCCTTCAGGAAGGGCCAGCCAAAGAAGAGCGTCACGTCCAGCCAAGGAGTATCTCTGCATGA